AACTTAATAAAAATGAACAATATGGAGCATCGAATTGTTATTTCTTCATTTGACCATGCAGTGTTAAAAAAAGTAAAAGAACAATTACCAAGTATACGCACAGCATTTTTAACAAAGTTTCCTATTTTACGCGCTGTAAAATATGCAAAAAACATTGTGGCTGATGCGATTCATATTCGTCATTCGTATCAAGCTTCTAAATTTTATAGAAGGTGGACGAAATATGATTTGCCAGTTCGAGTGTATAATGTTCACCGGTTGAGAGATGCAATGAAATGCTCACAACTAAAAGTTGATGCAATTATTACAAACGATCCGCGGCAAATGACTGAAGTTTTTCGAAAAGAAGATTAATCTTCACGTTTTTACTTTTCTATTGAGTAATTATGAAGTACAATATAATATAGCTTTGCTGGAATCATTTATTTTCCAAGCAAGAAAATTATAAAGGTAACTTTTAATTGTTGAAGGAGGTACATACTCATGAAAGGGAGACCCCTTTATCCTTTCGCATTAACTGCTGTACTAGGAATTGGTTTAATCATCATTCTTTCTTTTGTAGGGATTAACCAACAAGATATGGCAGGAGAAGATGGGGACGGAGATGCAGAGCAGCAATTCGATAGTCCATACGAGTTAGGTGAGCACGTATATCAAGAATCATGTATCGCGTGTCACGGTGGAGACCTTGAAGGTGCATCTGGTCCTGGATTATCCGGTCTAAGTAAAGACGAAATCATTCATGCGATTGAAGAAGGTCCTGGAACAATGCCAGCCGGCCTAGTAGGTGGAGAAGATGCTGATGCAGTAGCGGAGTATATTCTATCCGAAACTGAATAAACAACTTCTGTTCACATAACCATAGTGGACTAGCAGTTTTAACCTTCGTACATTTATGATACGATAAACAACGAGGAAAAGAAGGATAAGTATCCTTCTTTTTTTCTATCTGAATATATAGCATACATAATATGAATTTAAAGAAATGGTGAAAAAGATGACGAAACATAAATTGTCTAAACGCTTACATAAAGTTGCTTTTTTTATTAAAGAAGGAGCATCTGTTGCTGATATTGGTTCCGATCATGCATATTTACCGGTTTATTTAATAAAAGAGAATATCGCAAAATATGCAGTCGCAGGAGAAGTTAATGAAGGTCCTTTTTTATCAGCACAAAAACAAGTTCGAATGAACTTACTTGAAGAAGCCATTCATGTAAAGTTAGGAAATGGCTTGGCTGTTTTAGAAGGAGAGAAGGTCGATACTGTTGTTGTAGCTGGTATGGGAGGGCCGTTAATTCGGACAATTCTTGAAGAAGGAAAAGCTCATTTAACAAACGTAGAGAGGTTAGTTTTACAGCCGAATATAGCAGCTGACCATATCCGTAAATGGCTTATAGATAATAAGTGGTTATTAATTGATGAAGCACTTGTAGAAGAAGATGGACATATTTATGAAGTTCTCGTTGCAGAACGTGGGAACCCCTTATTTGCATATTCAGAAGATCGAGAAAAAGAAATTTGGCTAGGACCAATATTGTTAAAGTACAAAAACTCCACTTTTAACGAAAAATGGAATAGGGAATTAGAACAGCTAGAAAAAATATATGAGATCATGCAATCTGCTTCTAGTGATTCGAAAGAGGTAGCGAATAAACTTGATGAAGTAAAAAAGAAAATTCATTGGCTGAAGGAGGAGTTAACATGAAGCTTGCAAATGGACAAACGATCATTCAAGCGTTCGAATCCTTTTCTCCAAAATCATTTGCGGTCGAAGGAGATAAAATAGGATTACAAGTTGGGACGTTAAACAAACCGATAAAAAGAGTAATGATTGCTCTTGATGTGTTAGACTCAGTTGTCGATGAAGCGATTGAACAAGAAGCTGACTTGATTATAGCTCATCATCCGATTATTTTTAAGCCAATTAAAGCGTTGCGAACAGATCAAGTATACGGAAAAACGATTGAAAAACTTATTAAACATGACATTGCTGTTTATGTCGCTCACACAAACTTAGATGTTGCACCTGGTGGCGTAAATGATTTAATGGCAGAGGCACTTAAATTAACGAACACAGAAGTACTTGTAGAGACTACAGAAGATAAATTGAAAAAGGTCGTTGTATACGTGCCTAAAGAACAAGCAGATGATGTTCGAGATGCTTTAGGGAATGCGGGCGCAGGCCATATTGGTAATTATTCGCACTGCTCATTTAATTCGGAAGGAACAGGGGCTTTTAAGCCAGGTGAAGGTACGGACCCATTCATTGGTGAACAAGGTAAAATGGAATATGTTGATGAAGTGAAAGTCGAAACGGTATATCCAGCTTCCATCGAAAAAAGGGTTATTCGAGCATTAGTTAAAGCTCACCCATATGAAGAAGTCGCTTACGACATATATGAGATGGCCACACCAGGAAAACAGTATGGTTTAGGTAGAATCGGTTATTTAAATGAAAAAATGACACTCTCCCAATTTGCAGACCATGTCAAAGAAGCATTTAATGTTAAGGGAGTTCGCGTTGTTGGAGATATAAATAAAAAGGTTGAAAAAGTAGCTGTATTAGGTGGAGATGGAAATAAATATGTTTCTGCTGCAATGTTTAAAGGTGCAGATGTATATGTAACCGGTGATTTATATTATCACGTGGCTCACGATGCAATGCTAGAAGGTTTAGCAATGGTTGACCCTGGTCATAATGTAGAAAAGATTATGAAAGAAGGCGTACAATCGTTTATCGACCAATTTGTCAAAGAAAAAGGATATGATACAAAGGTAATAACTTCAAAAATCCATACAGATCCTTTTCAGTTCATGTAAAAAAGTGCTAGGGCACATTAGAGGTGCCTAGCACTTTTTTTATTTATTTTTAATTAGTTTAGGAAATTATAAAATATGTGCTTGGCTTGACTCCTGTGTCACTTCGTTTTACTCTTCGCAAAGCTGCAAGAAAGCAAACTCAATGCCGTAGCTTCTCTCGAGGTCGCTTCGCCCCGTCACTTGAAGTCTTGAGCGACTTCTTCATGCCGGCTAATCCAACGAGCGTTTACTTCACGAATGTGCGTCGAGTTGCCTCGACGGATACACTACATCGCTTCGCTAGTAGAGGAAGAGGCAGCGATGAGCAAAACTTCATCGAATAACTACGAATTGTCTCGACGGACAAAGCTTCATAGCTTTACTGGAAGAGGAAGAGACACGTTTTCCTTGTTCCTGCGCCGCTACGCTTGCTCGTCACAACTCGCCGTAATTTCAAAGAAGCCGTTGCTCGTTGCTCCTGCGATTACTCGTCGCAAAAGTGTCGCTCGTGTACAAGGCGCTTGCGCTTTTGTTGTTATCATGTGTTTTGTTTTTTCTTTACTTTTGGTAAGATCTTTGTCAATTTAACAGTGCTAGTGGCATCCCATGTATGAGGATCATCTTCATCGAATTGTTCAATAAATTTAATGACCTCTTTTGTAATAGGTGTTGGGGTGCTGGCACCAGATGTTACAGCAACTTTCTCGTTTCCTTTGAGCCATTCAACGTTTAACTCATTAACATTAGAGATTCTATAAGCTGGAGTTCCAGCAATCTCTTTTGATACTTGCGCCAAACGGTTGGAATTGTTACTTTTTGGGTCACCGACAACGATAAGGAGGTCTGCTTCCTTTGCTTGTTCGGCAACAGCCTCTTGTCTTACTTGTGTTGCTAAACAAATTTCATTATGAACTTCAGCATGTGGATATTTTTTTATTGCTGCATTCATTATGTGAGAAACATCCCATTGGCTCATTGTTGTTTGATTAGTAATAATAATTTTTTCGGAGTTTATGTCTAAGTTTTCTACATCTTTTTCTGATTCTACAAGGTTTACAATGTCTGGAGCAACACCGACCGCCCCTTCAGGTTCTGGATGTCCTTTTTTTCCGATATAAATGATTTGATAACCTTCTTCTTCTTTTTCACGAATTAAATCGTGCGTTCTAGTGACATCAGGGCACGTTGCATCGACAGTTGTTAATCCTTTATCTTTAGCCATTTTTCGTACTTCAGGGGAAACACCGTGTGCTGTGAAAATGACTGTACCTTTGTCAACTTTGTTTAATATCTCAAGTCGGTTAGGACCATCCAAAGTAATAATACCATCTTCGTTAAAGGCATCAGTTACATGTTTGTTATGAACGATCATTCCTAGAATATAAATAGGTCTAGGTAAATCCAGATTCGCCGCTGCTTGCCGTGCTAATACCATTGCATCTACAACACCATAGCAATAACCGCGCGGTGAAATTTTGATGACTTCCATACGGAATCCTCCTCTATGTTCAAAGCAAATATCTTTCTCATTAACCTTGTATTATTATAAAGGCAAAGTGGGTGTAATGACAAACGTTGAAATTTACAAAGATAGACTGCTTATGGACCAGAAGAAATGGCGAAATATACATACTGTGCAAGGCTGCATAAAAAAGAACGCTTACGTATTAACGCAAGGCGTCCTTTTATTGCTTGTAACGATATCTTAGTAGACAGACTTTTCACATTTACATTTAAATATTGAAAATTTCCTATCTACAATTACTTCATTATCGAAATTTTTACGCACCTTCTTGACAGTTTGTTTGAATGAATTCATATGCTTCTTCTTCGCTCATATCTTTGACAATCATGAGTTCGCTCGCAATAAACTGTTTTGCTCTGTCTAAGTTTTTGCGATCTTCCATATGTAACCCATTTGTACGCTCTCCCTCTTTAGATGTCAAGTTTGCAATGACCATTGCGGCATCAATAATGCAACCAGATTTTAATAATGTTTCGTTCTCTTTAGAGTAAGGTCGGGCTACTTCATTCTTGGGAGTTGCTTCGGTCGGTTTTAACGCAGTAACAACCTCATCTATTTGTGATGGTTGGATTACTTTTCTTAGTCCTGAAGAGGTTACACGATTTTCTGGTAGCATAAGGGTGACATGATTCAGAGGAAAATAAACAACAAAATAGCTTAGTTTTTCTCCTAGAATATCTTTTTCTTCAATATCTTTTATCATTCCTGCTCCGTGAAAGGGATATACGACATGATCACCGACTGTAAACATAGGCATTCCTCCATTAACATATTAACCCTATTGTAACATAAATAAAATTAAATTTAAAATTTTACTATGTATCTGTAGAATAGTCAACAAAAAAATGAAGGAAGGCCAGTTATATCAAGGGAAACTGACCTACACGTAAAGTTTCGGAGCTGGATACTGGCTATTTGTTTTTGATGACTGCGATGATTTTTTATGATTAGGTGTTTGAGTTTTGCCTTTTGATGGGCTTTTTCTTTTTTTCTTTTTCTTAGGAGAATTTGTATCTTTTTTTTGTTCTTTCTTTTCTTTGTCTTCTCCTACTTTAATTTCCTCTGCATCCTCAAGAACTTCTTCGGCATCGTTACTATCATCTGACTCTTCGTCATCAGAGCTTTGCAGCATAGCGATTATTTGTGGTAAGGATTTCACAAGTGGTCCATATTGCTGAACCATAGGACTTACTGTTTGCACGACTTGAACGACCTTTTGTGCATTTTGGACAAGCCCTAATATATTTTGTAATCCTCCGCCAGTACTTGCTGCTGTACTTGCAGTGTTCATCATTTGACTTACACCAGCTTGTGTTGCAGGGGATCCGCCACCAAATAATTTAGAAAGAAGACCGCCTGCACCTGGGTTACTTGTTGGAACTTGCTGTGGCATCCCTCCTCCAAAGAACGAGCGTTGAAACATCTGTCCTTGTGGTTGTGAAAACCCGCCTGAGAATCCACCAAAAGGATTTGGATTAGTTGGAGGTTGGGGGCGTGGTCCGAACATACTGACCATCCTTTCGAAAAACAATATCTTCTCTGTTTAATGTATTCATTTACCCAAAAAATGTTTGGGCGCTTTAGAAATGACCCAAAATAATAAGAGAACAATATTTCGATACAGCAATAGAAATCATAGAAGTTTCGGAGCTTTTGTCGAGATAAGTGGAAAATACTTGATCGTTCGTGATAAAATATGTAATTAGCACGAATACGAAACAAAAAAATAATGAAAGATCATGAAAGAAGGAACGATAATGTCACATAACTTTGAACGATTTCAATTATCTTCATATTTGATTGATGCATTAACAAATCAAAATATATCTTTGCCGACAGAAATTCAGGAACGTTTGATCCCTGCAATTAAAAATGGTAAGGATGTTATTGGCCAATCACAAACTGGTACAGGTAAAACGTTAGCCTTTTTATTACCTGTGTTAGATAATATTGATGTAAATAGTCGAGAAACTCAAGCAGTTATTACAGCTCCAACAAGAGAGTTAGCCAACCAGTTATATGAGGAATTAAAAAAGTTAACAGATGCTTCCGATGAAGTGAAATCACAACTTGTAACGGGTGGAACGGATCGACTTAGAATGATCGAAAAGCTTAAGCAACGTCCACATATCGTGGTAGGAACACCAGGAAGAATTGCGGATATGATTAAAGAGAAAGCATTAGCTGTTCACCATGTGCGTACATTTGTGGTCGATGAAGCTGACCAAATGCTTGATATGGGATTCATTGAAGATGTTGATCGTGCAGCAGCTCATATGGGTGATGAGTTACAAATGCTCGTATTCTCTGCGACGATTCCTGAAAAACTTCAGCCGTTTCTAAAAAAATATTTATCAAATCCTCGTCACGTTCATGTTCAACCTAAAGAAACATCACCAAAAAAAATTGAGCACTGGCTAATCCCAGACCGTGACCGTGACAGAAAAGAATTATTAAAAAATATCGTCAAAAACGTAAATCCGTTTTTAGCCGTTATTTTTGTAAATAAGAAAGAAACAGCTGATGAAGTATATGAGGCTCTTGTCGAGGAAGGGTTAAATGTCGATCGTCTTCACGGAGGGATCAGTCCTCGTGAACGTAAAAAAGTCATGAAACGTCTTCAAGCTGCTGAAGTGCAATATTTAGTTGCATCAGACCTTGTTGCGCGAGGGATTGATGTGAAAGGGATTAGTCATATTATCAATTATGAAATTCCGAAAGAGCTTGAATATTATGTTCACCGTGTTGGCCGAACCGCTAGAGCAGGATGGGACGGTATTGCATTAACGTTATATGGACGAAACGACGAGATGTCAATTGATAAGCTAGAAAAACAAGGAATCAATTTTAAATTGAAAGAATTGAAAAAAGGTGAATGGGTCGACCTTGAGCGTAGAAAACGTCAACCGAAAAAGACGAAGATTGAAAATCATGGAAAAGCTTTACCTAAGCCAAAGAAAGTAAAACCTGGATATAAGAAAAAAGCTCGCTATGAGCAAGAACAAAGAGATAGACGTCAACACAAAATGGAACGAAGAAGAAAAAAATAAAAAGGCAATGTTTATAGAGGTGAGCCTTTGAACAATTGCTATAGGAAAAGGTGAGAGGATGTTACTAGGGTCACATGTTTCAATGAGTGGGAAGAAGATGCTTCTTGCAGCAGGGGAAGAAGCTGCATCTTATGGGGCTACAACATTTATGGTTTATACAGGAGCTCCTCAAAACACAAGACGTAAGCCGATTGAAGAGCTCAACATAGAAGCGGGTAAAACATTTATGGAAGAGAATGGACTGTCCAATATTGTTGTACATGCTCCATACATCATTAATATTGGAAACTCTCAAAAGCCTGAAACGTTTGAGTTAGGCGTGAACTTTCTTAAAAGCGAAATAGACCGAACAGAGGCATTAGGTGCTAAACAAATCGTTCTTCATCCAGGAGCACACGTTGGTGCAGGTGCAGATGAAGGAATTAAAAAGATTATTGAAGGATTAAATGAAGTCATAGATCCTGACCAAGATGTACAAATTGCGCTTGAAACAATGGCAGGGAAAGGATCTGAATGCGGGCGTTCATTCGATGAAATTGCCAAAATTATTGATGGCGTTACGCATAACGAAAAGTTATCTGTCTGCTTCGATACTTGTCACGTTCATGATGCAGGTTATGATATCGTCAATGACTTAGATCGTGTCATTAAAGAGTTTGACGAGACCATTGGCTTGGACCGATTAAAAGTATTACACATTAACGATAGTAAAAATGAGTGTGGATCTCGTAAAGACCGTCACGAAAATATAGGGTTTGGTCATATAGGTTTTGAAGCATTAGAACGAATTCTATATCATGATTCATTTGAGAATATCCCAAAAATACTTGAGACTCCATACGTTGGGACAGATAAGAAAAACAAAAAAGCGCCTTACAAGCTCGAAATAGAAATGATTCGAGCTCGGAAATTTGACGAAAGCTTAAAAGATCAAATAACAGAACAAGCGATGAAATAAAAAAAGCGAACCTGCTTAAGAAAGCGGGTTTGCTTTTTTTTATTATATATCGAAATCGAGATACTGCTCATATGGTTTTAAGAGTTTACGGGCTTTTTTATATAATGATGGATCAAGAGCTTTCAACTCTCTATTTACTCTTTTTATTAACTGCTCATTACCGATATCAAAAGGCTCTTTATGCAAAATATTTAACATTTCGTTCGCTTGCTTTACGGTAAGTTTTATATCGTTTTCCATCGCTAAGCGAATTAATTCTTTTGCAGTCAAAGAACGGATTCTTTGGTTGACCATTTGGCGGATAACAGGATTTACCATAAGATGATTTCCCCCTCATACATGTGATAATCTGACCGAAAAAGCCTTCTTTAAAGCGTATGGTTAATTGTTTAAAGTGTGCCTCCATAGTGATAATTTTATATAAATTTAATAATTGAATGAATTTCATAATTACGTTTTTTGCGCAGTGAAACGAATGATTTTATAAATACTTCATTAAATGTACGTTTTATTTGTACTATCAGAATTTATATTTTATGGTCGATAGATAAGTGCTCCTGCGGTTACTCGTCGCAGCTCGGAGTAATGTCGAGGAAGCCGTTGCTTTGTGCTCCTGCGCCGCTACGCTTGCTCGTCGCAGCTCGAAGGGATTTCGAAGAAGCCGTTGCTCGTTGCTCCTGCGGTTACTCGTCGCAACTCGACGTTTAATCATAGGAGTTGAGCTTGTGGCAACTAAGGCTTTCGCCATTAAGACTTGCACTAAAGCATAAGAGCTTCTAAGTAAGCACACTTCGCTTACTAAGAATCTCTTTAACGAAAAGCCAAGTTTTGTTTACACTATAAGAATGTATAAAATTTTAGCTAAGAAGCAATTTCGGCGTAGTGAAAATTTCTATGTGTATAGTTATGTTCACCGGCTAAATACCCGACATCCTGTCGGAACGCCGGTGTTAGCACGTCCTGTGCGTTACAACTACGCCTTTGTCTTCGCCTTAAAGGCTCGCCAATCGGCGAGTTTTCTTTAGAAGTGAACGTAACAAAAGATGGCGACTTCCGGAGGATCTGCGCAGTCTGAAGATCCACTTAGGCGAAGAGTTGTTGAGCCTAAGTTAGCTGAAGACAAGCCCTCGAGAAAGCGTCCGTCTGAAGTGAAGTTCACACTCATCATTCGGAATTCCGCATGATATTTTGAGTTATGAAATTGATTCAATAAGATGATTGAAAAAGATGTTAAGAGCATATATAATTAATAATAACGAAAGTTTCCCTAAGGAAACATTTTAAAAAATGTACAACATTTTCGTTTGTAGTCACAATGGTTGGTGTAACGACATATATATAGATGACATGAATTAGGTAGAAGTATGAAAAAATGATCGTCATGAACGGAGGAATAACAATGAATTTAAATGAGACGATCGATGTACGTGATTTATCCGTACATTACCAAGGCCACCTTGCTTTAAAACAAATTACTTTTAAAGCAACGAAAGGAAACATCATTGGTGTAATTGGTCCAAATGGTGCAGGCAAATCAACATTAATGAAAGCGATGCTTGGTCTAGAAAAAAGTAAAGGTGAAGTAAGCTTTTTTGGCAATAATATTAAAAATATCCGTAAGTCGATCGCATATGTTCCTCAACGAAATTCGATCGACTGGGACTTTCCAGTACGTGTAGAAGACGTTGTCTTAATGGGGCGTTATATGCATGTACCACTTTTAAAGAAAATTAGGCGTAAAGATCGTGAACGTGCAAAAAGTGCACTTAGAAAGGTTGGTATGGAAGATTTCGCCAAGAGGCAAATAGGTGAACTTTCAGGTGGTCAGCAACAACGTGTCTTTATTGCGCGTGCATTAGCGCAAGATGCTGAATTATTCTTTTTAGATGAGCCATTTGTAGGTATAGATGTCAAGTCAGAAGAAATCATTGTGGATTTATTACATGAATTAAGAAATGATGGAAAAACAATATTTGTAATTCATCATGACTTAAGTAAAGTTGAAAAATATTTTAATGAATTAATCCTTTTAAACCAAGAACTCATTGAGGCTGGTCCCGTCAAAGATGTCTACCGTCCAGAGTATTTAAAGCAGGCTTACCAAGGAAATGCGGCAGTGATTGATGATGGAAAAGAGATGGTGGTGGTTACACCTTGATTGATCAAATTTCATTATTTATTGATCAGCTAATTCGATACCCATACTTACAAAATGCGATGATGGCTGCAATTTTTGTGGGCATTATATGTGGTGTTATTGGTTGTTTTATTATTATGCGTGGAATGGCACTGATGGGTGATGCAATCTCCCACGCTGTTTTACCTGGTGTAGTTATTGCTTACATGTTAGGTGCAAGTTTTTTCATTGGAGCTGTTATTACTGGGGTATTAACAGCACTTGCAATCGGCTACATCTCACAAAATAGCCGAATCAAAGAGGATTCTGCAATTGGAATTATGTTTACGGCAATGTTTGCTCTAGGTGTTGTCATGATTACCGCACTCCAAGGGACAAATGTTGATTTATGGCACATTTTATTTGGAAATGTGTTAGCAGTATCAACAACAGACTTATGGATGACAGCGGGAATTGGTGTTTTTGTTATCGGAGCGATTATTATTTTTTACAGACCATTATTACTAAGTACATTTGATGAGACGATGGCAAAAGCAACCGGCCTTCCGGTAAAGTTTATTCATTACATGCTTATGCTATTATTATCATTAGTTACTGTAGCTTCACTACAAACAGTGGGTATTATTTTAGTCGTAGCGATGTTAATTACACCTGGTGCAACAGCCTATTTATTAACTGAGCGTTTCTCGGTTATGCTTTTCTTATCAGCTGTATTCGGCGTCACATCTGCAATAAGCGGTTTGTTTTTCTCAGTAATATATGATGTCTCTTCGGGTGCATCGATCGTTCTAGTCGCATCATTTTTGTTTTTAATTGCATTTTTGTTTTCACCAAAACAAGGGTTGATTCCAAGAATGTTTCGTTCCCCTTTAAAAGAATCGTAACGTTTAACAAAGGAATATAAAGGGGAAAAAGGTCTTCGTGTGGTCACGAGGCCTTTTTTGTTACGAGAATTGATTAAAGGGTGGTTGATAGTAGCACTTTAACTAAGGTTTATTTTTAGTTCGAGACTTGGTGATACTTAATTTTGATTCTAGTTAATTAGGTATGTATGAGAAGAATATGATTGATCAGTTCAAAGTAAATATTGGCATTCATTAGCATCTTTTACAATTAACTGGGGTGGTTTTAATGGGATTTAGAGCATGTGTGAGAAAAATGCCCTTATAAAGAGAAAGTAGTTCATAATTTAAATAAATACTTAGATATCATTCTTCTACACTCACCTATCTCGAGCAAAAGGGTTGATTTATGATATGTAATCATATATCATTCACAATTGTGCATAGATGGTGCACTGTTCGTTTAGGAGGGACAAAAAATGAAATTATTAAAAGTATTATTCTTATTATTAACGATCCTTATTTTAGGTGGAGCAACTTTTTATACTGGAAATGAATATGTGAAAATGAAGGAGAAGGTTGAAGAGTTAGAGTCTGAAAAAGAAGAACAATTAGCAGAACAGCAACTTGAATTAGAAATTCACCAGATGAAAACTTATATCGACCATATTCCTGAAGGT
The Bacillus shivajii DNA segment above includes these coding regions:
- a CDS encoding c-type cytochrome → MKGRPLYPFALTAVLGIGLIIILSFVGINQQDMAGEDGDGDAEQQFDSPYELGEHVYQESCIACHGGDLEGASGPGLSGLSKDEIIHAIEEGPGTMPAGLVGGEDADAVAEYILSETE
- a CDS encoding tRNA (adenine(22)-N(1))-methyltransferase — encoded protein: MTKHKLSKRLHKVAFFIKEGASVADIGSDHAYLPVYLIKENIAKYAVAGEVNEGPFLSAQKQVRMNLLEEAIHVKLGNGLAVLEGEKVDTVVVAGMGGPLIRTILEEGKAHLTNVERLVLQPNIAADHIRKWLIDNKWLLIDEALVEEDGHIYEVLVAERGNPLFAYSEDREKEIWLGPILLKYKNSTFNEKWNRELEQLEKIYEIMQSASSDSKEVANKLDEVKKKIHWLKEELT
- a CDS encoding Nif3-like dinuclear metal center hexameric protein, translated to MKLANGQTIIQAFESFSPKSFAVEGDKIGLQVGTLNKPIKRVMIALDVLDSVVDEAIEQEADLIIAHHPIIFKPIKALRTDQVYGKTIEKLIKHDIAVYVAHTNLDVAPGGVNDLMAEALKLTNTEVLVETTEDKLKKVVVYVPKEQADDVRDALGNAGAGHIGNYSHCSFNSEGTGAFKPGEGTDPFIGEQGKMEYVDEVKVETVYPASIEKRVIRALVKAHPYEEVAYDIYEMATPGKQYGLGRIGYLNEKMTLSQFADHVKEAFNVKGVRVVGDINKKVEKVAVLGGDGNKYVSAAMFKGADVYVTGDLYYHVAHDAMLEGLAMVDPGHNVEKIMKEGVQSFIDQFVKEKGYDTKVITSKIHTDPFQFM
- a CDS encoding 4-hydroxy-3-methylbut-2-enyl diphosphate reductase, with translation MEVIKISPRGYCYGVVDAMVLARQAAANLDLPRPIYILGMIVHNKHVTDAFNEDGIITLDGPNRLEILNKVDKGTVIFTAHGVSPEVRKMAKDKGLTTVDATCPDVTRTHDLIREKEEEGYQIIYIGKKGHPEPEGAVGVAPDIVNLVESEKDVENLDINSEKIIITNQTTMSQWDVSHIMNAAIKKYPHAEVHNEICLATQVRQEAVAEQAKEADLLIVVGDPKSNNSNRLAQVSKEIAGTPAYRISNVNELNVEWLKGNEKVAVTSGASTPTPITKEVIKFIEQFDEDDPHTWDATSTVKLTKILPKVKKKQNT
- a CDS encoding CarD family transcriptional regulator, yielding MFTVGDHVVYPFHGAGMIKDIEEKDILGEKLSYFVVYFPLNHVTLMLPENRVTSSGLRKVIQPSQIDEVVTALKPTEATPKNEVARPYSKENETLLKSGCIIDAAMVIANLTSKEGERTNGLHMEDRKNLDRAKQFIASELMIVKDMSEEEAYEFIQTNCQEGA
- a CDS encoding YqfQ family protein — its product is MFGPRPQPPTNPNPFGGFSGGFSQPQGQMFQRSFFGGGMPQQVPTSNPGAGGLLSKLFGGGSPATQAGVSQMMNTASTAASTGGGLQNILGLVQNAQKVVQVVQTVSPMVQQYGPLVKSLPQIIAMLQSSDDEESDDSNDAEEVLEDAEEIKVGEDKEKKEQKKDTNSPKKKKKRKSPSKGKTQTPNHKKSSQSSKTNSQYPAPKLYV
- a CDS encoding DEAD/DEAH box helicase, with the translated sequence MMSHNFERFQLSSYLIDALTNQNISLPTEIQERLIPAIKNGKDVIGQSQTGTGKTLAFLLPVLDNIDVNSRETQAVITAPTRELANQLYEELKKLTDASDEVKSQLVTGGTDRLRMIEKLKQRPHIVVGTPGRIADMIKEKALAVHHVRTFVVDEADQMLDMGFIEDVDRAAAHMGDELQMLVFSATIPEKLQPFLKKYLSNPRHVHVQPKETSPKKIEHWLIPDRDRDRKELLKNIVKNVNPFLAVIFVNKKETADEVYEALVEEGLNVDRLHGGISPRERKKVMKRLQAAEVQYLVASDLVARGIDVKGISHIINYEIPKELEYYVHRVGRTARAGWDGIALTLYGRNDEMSIDKLEKQGINFKLKELKKGEWVDLERRKRQPKKTKIENHGKALPKPKKVKPGYKKKARYEQEQRDRRQHKMERRRKK
- a CDS encoding deoxyribonuclease IV, with the protein product MLLGSHVSMSGKKMLLAAGEEAASYGATTFMVYTGAPQNTRRKPIEELNIEAGKTFMEENGLSNIVVHAPYIINIGNSQKPETFELGVNFLKSEIDRTEALGAKQIVLHPGAHVGAGADEGIKKIIEGLNEVIDPDQDVQIALETMAGKGSECGRSFDEIAKIIDGVTHNEKLSVCFDTCHVHDAGYDIVNDLDRVIKEFDETIGLDRLKVLHINDSKNECGSRKDRHENIGFGHIGFEALERILYHDSFENIPKILETPYVGTDKKNKKAPYKLEIEMIRARKFDESLKDQITEQAMK
- a CDS encoding DUF2624 family protein — protein: MVNPVIRQMVNQRIRSLTAKELIRLAMENDIKLTVKQANEMLNILHKEPFDIGNEQLIKRVNRELKALDPSLYKKARKLLKPYEQYLDFDI
- a CDS encoding metal ABC transporter ATP-binding protein, which encodes MNLNETIDVRDLSVHYQGHLALKQITFKATKGNIIGVIGPNGAGKSTLMKAMLGLEKSKGEVSFFGNNIKNIRKSIAYVPQRNSIDWDFPVRVEDVVLMGRYMHVPLLKKIRRKDRERAKSALRKVGMEDFAKRQIGELSGGQQQRVFIARALAQDAELFFLDEPFVGIDVKSEEIIVDLLHELRNDGKTIFVIHHDLSKVEKYFNELILLNQELIEAGPVKDVYRPEYLKQAYQGNAAVIDDGKEMVVVTP
- a CDS encoding metal ABC transporter permease, which encodes MMAAIFVGIICGVIGCFIIMRGMALMGDAISHAVLPGVVIAYMLGASFFIGAVITGVLTALAIGYISQNSRIKEDSAIGIMFTAMFALGVVMITALQGTNVDLWHILFGNVLAVSTTDLWMTAGIGVFVIGAIIIFYRPLLLSTFDETMAKATGLPVKFIHYMLMLLLSLVTVASLQTVGIILVVAMLITPGATAYLLTERFSVMLFLSAVFGVTSAISGLFFSVIYDVSSGASIVLVASFLFLIAFLFSPKQGLIPRMFRSPLKES